The following proteins come from a genomic window of Gopherus evgoodei ecotype Sinaloan lineage unplaced genomic scaffold, rGopEvg1_v1.p scaffold_123_arrow_ctg1, whole genome shotgun sequence:
- the LOC115639789 gene encoding olfactory receptor 14C36-like: MGNPLIIAAVALDRHLHIPMYLFLMNLSMKDLGSISIIVPKSMANSLLNTRSISYSECVAQVFLFIFFMVVDFGFLTIMAYDRYVTICKPLHYESLRNKKACIEMAASAWISGIFCSALHTGNTFALIFFGGNMVDQFFCEIAQLLKLTCSDSYLNEVGVITFFACSTISCFVIIIVSYVQIFTKVLRILSERGRHKAVFTCLPHLIVVSLFDCTETFAYMKTPSIRLSGLDLVCSIPWCHQS, translated from the coding sequence ATGGGAAACCCCCTCATTATTGCAGCTGTGGCCCTGGACCGCCATCTTCACATCCCCATGTACCTCTTCTTGATGAATTTGTCCATGAAAGATCTTGGATCCATCTCCATCATTGTCCCCAAGTCCATGGCCAATTCCCTATTGAACACCAGGTCAATTTCTTATTCTGAGTGTGTTGCCCAGGTCTTTCTCTTCATATTCTTCATGGTGGTTGACTTTGGTTTTCTCACCATCATGGCATATGACCGCTACGTCACCATCTGCAAACCACTACACTATGAGTCTCTGAGGAACAAGAAAGCTTGTATTGAAATGGCAGCCAGTGCTTGGATCAGTGGTATTTTCTGCTCTGCACTGCACACTGGGAACACATTTGCATTAATCTTCTttggaggcaacatggtggatcaATTCTTTTGTGAAATCGCACAGTTACTCAAGCTCACTTGCTCTGACTCATATCTCAATGAAGTTGGGGTTATTACCTTTTTTGCATGTTCAACTATAAGCTGCTTTGTTATAataattgtgtcatatgttcagatcttcaccaAGGTGCTGAGAATCCTGTCTGAGCGGGGCCGGCATAAAGCTGTCTTcacctgcctccctcacctcattgtggtctccttgtttGATTGCACTGAGACCTTTGCCTATATGAAAACACCCTCCATCCGTCTATCAGGTCTGGATCTTGTGTGCTCTATTCCGTGGTGCCACCAATCATGA